One part of the Candidatus Krumholzibacteriota bacterium genome encodes these proteins:
- a CDS encoding glycoside hydrolase family 2 protein gives MAGASCTTIPRDRAGGAARGRIDKRFPRAFLAGFLLAGLAAGASGAADAAAGAKTGLVGRSLDLCGAWEFRRVGDARWLPATVPGVVHTDLLAAGLIGDPFYRDNEAHLQWIGEENWEYRRVFDVEGAASRRACLVFEGLDTFADVFLNDSLLFTADNMFRRWRAPCGPLLCDGENELRVVFRSIARATRDAWSESGIDLPGGERVTARKAACHFGWDWAPRFLTMGVWRPVRLELPGTVRVKDVRIGIRSLDGGAAACEAIVETEAAGPFDGTVALRFGDETVLPVRRRAAIAAGVDTLVIPFSIGKPRLWWCNGLGEPHLYAASVDIETGGGRVVDSRTTRFGLRTIELVTEPDGAGETFFFRLNGRPVFMKGANHVPADCFLPRAGRARLERIVDDAAAANMNMLRVWGGGVYETDAFYDRCDERGILVWQDFMFACALYPWDEAFLRNVREEAADNLRRLRGHPCIALWCGNNEIDEAWRNWGWRELFDDSAAAVVRAGYEALFHELLPGEVARHAPGAAYEASSPRFGRADPRSFAEGDAHYWGVWHDGEPFAAFEEKVPRFMSEFGFQSLPGQETVAGFTLPGDWAIDSPVMRAHQRHPSGNELIRRYLGMYFREPVGFGALLSTSQLLQALGVETAIHAHRRSEPYCMGSLYWQLGDCWPVASWSGIDYHGRWKALHAIVRRAFADVLVSCVRSGEGVRVCVVNDGPERIRGRLQLELVDFRGERLWERSVDVDAESGLPWIVEAADAPLAGREKEVVLVAALDAPGGPFAGTFWFVPPKDLRLEPPGIEWRIREEEGAWIVDLAAARVARWVGLSVANADASFDDNWFDLVPGREKRVRILRPRPADGPAPLLGVTSLHDLTRSDEKAR, from the coding sequence ATGGCTGGCGCATCGTGCACGACCATACCTCGTGACCGCGCGGGCGGAGCGGCCCGCGGCCGGATCGACAAACGTTTTCCGCGAGCCTTTCTCGCCGGTTTCCTCCTTGCCGGACTGGCTGCCGGCGCTTCAGGAGCCGCGGACGCCGCGGCGGGGGCGAAGACCGGTCTTGTCGGCCGGAGCCTCGATCTCTGCGGCGCGTGGGAGTTCCGCAGGGTCGGCGACGCCCGATGGCTCCCGGCGACCGTCCCCGGAGTCGTCCATACCGACCTCCTCGCCGCCGGGCTCATCGGCGATCCTTTCTATCGCGACAACGAGGCGCATCTCCAGTGGATCGGGGAGGAAAACTGGGAATACCGGCGCGTCTTCGACGTCGAGGGCGCCGCGAGCCGGCGAGCCTGTCTCGTTTTCGAGGGCCTCGACACCTTCGCCGATGTCTTCCTGAACGACTCGCTCCTCTTCACTGCCGACAACATGTTCCGCCGGTGGCGCGCGCCGTGCGGGCCGCTGCTCTGTGACGGGGAAAACGAGCTGCGCGTCGTGTTCCGTTCGATCGCGCGCGCGACGCGCGATGCGTGGAGCGAATCCGGCATCGATCTTCCCGGCGGAGAACGCGTGACGGCGCGCAAGGCGGCCTGCCACTTCGGATGGGACTGGGCGCCGCGCTTCCTGACGATGGGCGTCTGGCGTCCCGTTCGGCTGGAGCTCCCCGGAACGGTGCGTGTCAAGGACGTCCGCATCGGCATCCGATCGCTCGACGGGGGGGCCGCCGCGTGCGAGGCCATCGTCGAGACGGAGGCCGCCGGCCCCTTCGACGGCACGGTCGCGCTTCGATTCGGCGACGAGACGGTTTTGCCCGTTCGCCGGCGCGCGGCGATCGCCGCCGGCGTCGACACCCTCGTGATCCCGTTCTCCATCGGGAAGCCGCGTCTCTGGTGGTGCAACGGCCTCGGCGAGCCGCATCTCTACGCGGCGAGCGTGGACATCGAGACGGGAGGGGGCCGCGTCGTCGACAGCAGGACGACGCGTTTCGGCCTGCGGACGATCGAGCTCGTCACCGAGCCGGACGGAGCCGGGGAGACCTTCTTCTTCCGACTGAACGGCCGGCCCGTCTTCATGAAGGGCGCCAATCACGTGCCAGCGGACTGCTTTCTCCCGCGCGCGGGCCGGGCACGTCTCGAACGAATCGTTGACGACGCGGCCGCGGCGAACATGAACATGCTCCGCGTCTGGGGCGGGGGCGTCTACGAAACAGACGCCTTCTACGACCGGTGCGACGAGCGGGGTATCCTCGTCTGGCAGGACTTCATGTTCGCCTGCGCCCTCTATCCCTGGGACGAGGCGTTCCTTCGCAACGTCCGGGAGGAAGCGGCCGACAACCTGCGTCGCCTTCGCGGCCACCCGTGCATCGCCCTCTGGTGCGGCAACAACGAGATCGACGAGGCCTGGCGCAACTGGGGCTGGCGGGAGCTGTTCGACGACAGCGCCGCCGCGGTCGTCCGCGCCGGGTACGAGGCGCTGTTCCACGAACTCCTTCCCGGGGAAGTCGCCCGGCACGCTCCCGGCGCGGCATACGAGGCCTCGTCGCCTCGTTTCGGGCGGGCCGACCCCCGCAGTTTCGCCGAGGGGGACGCCCATTACTGGGGCGTCTGGCACGACGGGGAGCCCTTTGCCGCGTTCGAGGAGAAGGTGCCGCGTTTCATGAGCGAATTCGGCTTCCAGTCCCTTCCCGGGCAGGAGACCGTCGCCGGCTTCACCCTGCCGGGCGATTGGGCGATCGATTCGCCGGTCATGCGGGCGCACCAGAGGCATCCGAGCGGGAACGAGCTGATCCGGCGGTATCTCGGGATGTATTTCCGCGAACCCGTCGGATTCGGGGCGCTGTTGTCGACGAGCCAGCTGCTCCAGGCCCTCGGCGTGGAGACGGCGATACACGCCCACCGGCGGAGCGAGCCGTACTGCATGGGATCGCTCTACTGGCAGCTCGGCGACTGCTGGCCCGTCGCGTCCTGGTCCGGGATCGATTATCACGGGCGCTGGAAAGCGCTCCACGCAATCGTTCGCCGTGCCTTCGCCGATGTGCTCGTTTCCTGCGTTCGCTCGGGGGAGGGGGTGAGGGTCTGCGTGGTGAACGACGGTCCCGAACGGATACGCGGCCGGCTGCAACTCGAGCTCGTCGATTTCCGCGGCGAGCGTCTCTGGGAGCGTTCCGTCGACGTGGATGCCGAAAGCGGTCTGCCGTGGATTGTCGAGGCCGCGGACGCGCCCCTCGCCGGACGCGAGAAGGAGGTCGTCCTCGTCGCCGCGCTCGATGCGCCCGGCGGACCCTTCGCGGGGACGTTCTGGTTCGTTCCGCCGAAGGATCTCCGTCTCGAGCCGCCCGGCATCGAGTGGCGTATCCGCGAGGAAGAGGGCGCATGGATCGTCGATCTCGCCGCCGCGCGCGTCGCCAGGTGGGTCGGTCTCTCCGTGGCAAACGCAGACGCCTCCTTCGACGACAACTGGTTCGATCTCGTGCCGGGGCGCGAAAAGCGGGTCCGGATCCTTCGCCCGCGCCCCGCGGACGGCCCCGCCCCGCTTCTCGGCGTCACCTCGCTCCACGATCTGACGCGATCCGACGAGAAAGCACGATAG
- a CDS encoding MarR family transcriptional regulator yields MNELDHTEGILVSLRRIIRAIAIHSRQLATKHHLTVPQLLVLREIQRESDVPMGRLAAMVNLSRPTLSSIVDRLVRRELVARIRDGHDRRIVRARLTGAGEEILAQAPPLLQEHFIDELSRCDDAGLSAIRSSLDRVVMMMDAGRLDAAPVLSMGHSIVAEGVEEKIGTDSRKDS; encoded by the coding sequence ATGAACGAGCTCGATCACACCGAGGGAATCCTGGTGTCGCTGCGACGGATCATCCGCGCCATAGCGATCCATTCGCGGCAACTCGCCACGAAACATCATCTCACCGTCCCGCAGCTGCTCGTGCTCCGCGAAATCCAGCGTGAGAGCGACGTGCCGATGGGGCGGTTGGCCGCGATGGTCAACCTGAGCAGGCCGACGCTGAGCAGCATCGTCGACCGGCTCGTCCGCCGCGAGCTCGTCGCCCGTATCCGGGACGGGCACGATCGGCGGATCGTCCGTGCCCGGCTTACCGGCGCGGGCGAGGAAATCCTCGCACAGGCGCCGCCGCTCCTGCAGGAACATTTCATCGACGAGCTCTCCCGATGCGACGACGCCGGCCTCTCCGCGATCCGTTCGTCGCTCGACAGGGTCGTCATGATGATGGATGCCGGCCGTCTCGACGCGGCGCCGGTCCTCTCCATGGGACATTCGATCGTTGCCGAAGGAGTTGAAGAGAAGATTGGAACTGACTCTCGTAAGGACAGTTGA
- a CDS encoding GNAT family N-acetyltransferase, producing the protein MKRRLELTLVRTVEDFPGWLDVERLTAFLYEHLKPYEDTPADIRRGIEYALDEAPGRGGFVVLAHEEDAPLGAVVMLETGMGGYVPGTLLLFVAVRRDARGRGIGERIIREAIGHADGDVKLHVEYDNPAKRLYERIGFSNKYAEMRYGKAGRG; encoded by the coding sequence TTGAAGAGAAGATTGGAACTGACTCTCGTAAGGACAGTTGAAGATTTCCCTGGCTGGCTCGACGTCGAGCGCCTCACCGCATTCCTTTACGAGCACCTCAAGCCGTACGAGGATACGCCGGCCGACATCCGGCGCGGGATCGAATACGCGCTCGACGAGGCGCCGGGCCGTGGGGGATTCGTCGTGCTCGCGCACGAGGAGGACGCGCCGCTCGGGGCGGTCGTGATGCTCGAGACGGGCATGGGCGGATACGTTCCCGGCACGCTGCTCCTCTTCGTCGCCGTCCGCCGCGACGCGCGCGGGCGGGGGATCGGCGAACGGATCATCCGCGAGGCGATCGGGCACGCCGACGGTGACGTCAAGTTGCACGTCGAATACGACAATCCGGCGAAGCGCCTCTACGAACGAATCGGATTCTCGAACAAGTACGCGGAGATGCGGTACGGGAAGGCCGGCAGGGGATGA
- a CDS encoding alanine racemase, producing MNRLIIDLEAINHNLLTIDRWVREYNARWTVVTKVLCGHLETLKALLAAGVRSIGESRLENLESFRKYVPDLETWYLRVPSLSSVDEIVGVCDVSLNSELSIIKALDDSARRQGKLHNVVIMIELGDLREGILPGSLVNFYKKVFDLPNIRVVGIGGNLGCLAGAVPTVGQFVQLLLYRELLELKFEHRLPLISAGTTASLPLVIDKSLPRGINHFRIGEGLFLGTDLINGGSLPNLRVDTVVLAAEIIEIKKKSLVPMGETAAISPFSNEDADDYAPGQRGYRALVNVGQLDTNVEGLLPENPEHRIAGASSDITVVNLGDDPQGLKVGGEIRFRMNYAALLRLMGSDYVRKTVTPPLDEFKSYLASEHPPTIEKPLAVLDIDGAAVRAPVADPDAQTRSTT from the coding sequence ATGAACCGCCTGATCATCGATCTCGAGGCCATCAATCACAACCTGCTCACGATCGATCGATGGGTGCGCGAGTACAACGCCCGCTGGACCGTGGTGACGAAGGTGCTGTGCGGCCACCTCGAGACGCTGAAAGCGCTTCTCGCCGCCGGTGTCCGCTCGATCGGGGAATCGCGGCTCGAGAACCTGGAATCCTTCAGGAAGTACGTTCCCGATCTCGAGACATGGTATCTCCGCGTGCCGAGCCTGTCCTCGGTCGACGAGATCGTCGGCGTCTGCGACGTGAGCCTCAACAGCGAGCTCTCGATCATCAAGGCGCTCGACGACTCGGCCCGGCGGCAGGGCAAGTTGCACAACGTCGTCATCATGATCGAGCTGGGCGATCTCCGGGAGGGGATACTGCCGGGCTCGCTCGTCAATTTCTACAAGAAGGTGTTCGATCTGCCGAACATCCGCGTCGTCGGGATCGGCGGCAATCTCGGCTGTCTCGCCGGCGCGGTGCCGACCGTGGGCCAGTTCGTGCAGCTGCTGCTCTACCGGGAACTCCTCGAGCTGAAGTTCGAGCACCGCCTGCCGCTGATCTCCGCGGGGACGACCGCATCGTTGCCGCTCGTGATCGACAAGTCCCTTCCGCGCGGGATCAACCATTTCCGCATCGGGGAGGGGCTCTTCCTCGGCACAGATCTCATCAACGGCGGATCGCTCCCGAACCTTCGCGTCGACACGGTGGTGCTCGCCGCAGAGATCATCGAGATCAAGAAGAAGAGCCTGGTGCCGATGGGGGAGACGGCGGCCATATCCCCCTTTTCGAACGAGGATGCCGACGATTACGCCCCGGGCCAGCGCGGCTATCGCGCGCTGGTCAACGTCGGCCAGCTCGACACGAACGTCGAGGGCCTCCTTCCCGAGAATCCCGAGCACCGGATCGCCGGCGCGAGCAGCGACATCACCGTCGTCAATCTCGGCGACGACCCGCAGGGCCTGAAGGTCGGCGGCGAGATCCGTTTCCGCATGAACTACGCCGCGCTGCTGCGACTCATGGGAAGCGATTACGTCCGCAAGACGGTGACTCCGCCCCTCGACGAGTTCAAATCCTATCTCGCCTCGGAACATCCACCGACGATCGAGAAGCCGCTCGCCGTGCTCGATATCGACGGCGCCGCGGTCCGCGCGCCCGTGGCGGACCCCGACGCACAGACACGATCCACGACATGA
- a CDS encoding sodium:solute symporter family protein: MTGRQYVLWGIVLAYVVFIFVKGVSKARRIGDTDDFLVAGRNVGWFFLFCTMGATVIGGGSSIGALGRTYEWGVLMLLVSTGWYLHFIFSGLFVAPRFRDAELYTVAGFFGHRFGEGPRFVVLLLSLLFSVFVIAAQMAAFGSVLAAILPEFADAENVLRWAIVAGGAMVVAYSTAGGLLAVIYTDVYQFVILILGFVVTLAWCVPDIVASWSTIRETVTPEFFNPHGGKGWLFLVTTFLAFLFGETFAPGYATRYCVGRDIRQTKIGIAGVGVFLALFFPAVLFFIALYARLHFPDIPPQQALPMTVRQLNNPVVGGVIIGALLMAVMSSADSALNSSTAIFVKDLFEHQFNWRNENGRMLRLARICSAALGLASIAIAVLWSDIIGLLLFTYHLWAPAIILPVVVGVMSGERSPQLSRDILVTMVVSATATLVYRFSPWNTPIDPAVAGVLVSCVVYAALRGRRRLVGVPVRD, translated from the coding sequence ATGACCGGGCGACAGTACGTTCTCTGGGGCATCGTTCTCGCCTACGTCGTCTTCATCTTCGTGAAGGGCGTCTCCAAGGCCCGCAGGATCGGCGACACCGACGATTTCCTCGTCGCCGGCCGCAACGTCGGCTGGTTCTTCCTCTTCTGCACGATGGGGGCCACGGTGATCGGCGGCGGCTCGTCGATCGGGGCGCTCGGCAGGACATACGAGTGGGGCGTGCTGATGCTGCTCGTCTCGACGGGCTGGTATCTCCACTTCATCTTCAGCGGGCTCTTCGTGGCGCCCCGGTTCCGCGACGCCGAGTTGTACACGGTGGCGGGCTTTTTCGGCCACCGGTTCGGCGAGGGGCCCCGCTTCGTCGTCCTTCTCCTTTCCCTGCTCTTCTCGGTCTTCGTGATCGCCGCCCAGATGGCCGCCTTCGGCAGCGTCCTCGCGGCGATTCTCCCGGAGTTCGCCGACGCCGAGAACGTGCTCCGCTGGGCGATCGTCGCGGGGGGCGCGATGGTGGTGGCCTACAGCACGGCCGGCGGTCTTCTGGCCGTCATCTACACCGACGTCTACCAGTTCGTCATCCTGATCCTCGGGTTCGTGGTGACGCTCGCATGGTGCGTGCCCGATATCGTCGCGTCGTGGAGCACGATCCGCGAAACCGTCACGCCGGAATTCTTCAATCCGCATGGGGGCAAGGGGTGGCTTTTCCTCGTCACGACCTTTCTCGCGTTCCTCTTCGGCGAGACCTTCGCGCCGGGATACGCGACGCGGTACTGCGTGGGCAGGGACATCCGGCAGACGAAGATCGGCATCGCGGGCGTCGGCGTCTTCCTCGCGCTGTTCTTCCCCGCCGTCCTCTTCTTCATCGCCCTCTACGCGAGGCTGCATTTTCCCGACATCCCGCCGCAGCAGGCGCTGCCGATGACGGTTCGCCAGCTCAACAATCCGGTCGTCGGCGGGGTCATCATCGGCGCCCTTCTCATGGCGGTGATGTCGTCTGCGGACTCGGCCTTGAACTCGTCCACGGCGATCTTCGTCAAGGACCTGTTCGAGCACCAGTTCAACTGGCGAAACGAGAACGGACGGATGCTCCGTCTCGCCAGGATCTGCTCGGCGGCGCTCGGACTCGCCTCGATCGCAATCGCCGTGTTGTGGTCCGATATCATCGGGCTCCTCCTCTTCACGTACCATCTCTGGGCTCCCGCGATCATCCTGCCGGTCGTCGTCGGCGTGATGAGCGGCGAGCGCTCTCCGCAACTCTCCCGCGACATCCTCGTGACGATGGTCGTGTCGGCGACGGCCACGCTCGTCTATCGCTTCTCTCCCTGGAACACGCCGATCGATCCCGCCGTGGCGGGCGTCCTCGTTTCCTGCGTGGTCTACGCGGCGTTGCGCGGGCGCCGCAGGCTCGTGGGCGTCCCCGTCCGGGATTGA